gggaGGGGGCTGGGAGTGGTTGTGACTGGTGTTGACACAACGATAATCGActgggagggaagagaacGACGGTTAGCTGAGTTCTTGAGGGAAAGGTAAAGGAGAATGAGTACCTATCTCGCAAGGGGTCAACAACGACTTATTGCTGACATTCTCGTGGCAACCCATGATGATCGAattggggatggtgatcGACTTGAGAGAGTCAGGAAGAGTAATAGCTTGATCGCTCAGGAGAAAAAGCAGGCTTCTGCGAGTGAGAAAGGAGTCTGCGCGGAACAAGGGGAAAGGTCTGATCAAGAAGACCGATTTGGCGGTTGCTCTCTATTTCACCAGTGTCAAGCAAGAACTGTAGTGACAGGGGAAAGCTAGGATTGGTCCAAACTCCTAGCAGGGCACAAACGCTGCCTAGATTGCgagggtaggtaggtaactGTCGGGTTCATGCCACCCTTAGGAGCCCTAAAATGCACCAAAATATCGTTGGCAATAGAACTTTGCTGTCTACTATATGAATTTCTCTTTCCTCGAAAATCATATGGCATCAAGTGCGATGGCAAGGCAAGCAACGAAATGAGCTCGGGGCCAACAAACCTGAAGCGGGCCTGCTTTGGATGATTTGCCTGAATCTGTGTAGACAAAAGGGGCTTCTTGCCCAGCTAGCGTTTGAAGCTGTACACTCCAGTACCTCTCCGGCAATTCTAGACCTCCATTGACACCTCCTTGCTTGATCGAGACCCCAGGGCTGGAAGATGGGCATTCGACACCCGGCTCAATCACTGCCTCCACAACCTGGACTCCGCTACCATGCACACCCTTTGGAATAACAACAAGCTCCACCACCCGCGTTCCAGAAGGCATCACCATTCGCAGTCTCCCTCGGCAGAGATGCAGGTTGCGCCTCTCAAATTTCCTTGCGGTGATCATAGTACATTTTGTATTCCTCGCAAATAGGGCTGTTCTCGTCACGGGTCTGTGTTCTGCATTCAAAGGAGAAACCAGCGCTTCGCAGCTCTCGAACAAATGTCTTGCTGTCACCTTCCTTCTCATCCTGAGTTCAAAACGTCAGCCCTGAGCGCAACCAAACCGAAGAAAACCATCGTAGACTTACAAGGACGGGCGAACGCATTCCAAACTTCGTAGCAGAGACCGCTGTAGGTCACCGTCTTGGGGTCCCGCTGGAAAAAGATTGAGTAGAAGTAGTCGAAGGCGACTTTGGCGCTCTCGACGAACTTTTTTGTTGGACTGGTCGGGCTCCAGTGTCCCATTCAGAGTGGCGCCGAGAAAGATCCTGGCCATCGACTCGAACGCTGTGGTGCTGATGTGTGGGCTCGCATCTCTCCACCATTGGTGTCGTCTGAGCACGCGGGTTTGAGGGCCTGACAAGCAGATAAGAGAGCAAGGAGATCTGTTGCGAGGATCGGATGCATCTTGGCGActctttgttgttgtcgaaATAGCGAAGGTACAAAGTGATACTTTCATATGGACTTCCAGTTAGACACCAATGATGTTCAGTTGAATACTTCGGAAACAGAGGTTTGAGGATGATTGGACTGGCTTGATTCTCTACCCCTCTGGCTATCTAAACACAATTCCCAGGTGATCATCGATCTTTTCGGTATGTGTGACAGCTCAGGATTACCTCCACTTTGTGCCTTACAATTCAGCTACAGGCCGCCATGCAAATCCACACCAGATATCGATGTAGTATTCCGCATCTTGTACATGTCCAACAATGCCTAAGGATGGCAGATCTTGATCTCGGCCCTGAGGACCGAGCCATCCTTGGCAGCAATCCTTGCAGTGAAACTGCCTCCCACCTCCCGGTGCTCCTCAACTGCCATCTCGATCTCTGCCAGATAAAGTCGCTTGCCTTTGTGGTTTGCCTTTGAACCAACAGGTGGTTGTGTACATTCCCGCTTAGGGGGAGGGGATCGTCGAGCATCGAAGTGTCAGGCGCCGGCCTCTTTTTCCCGGTGGCGGGAGCTTGAAAGATGGGAGCCGTGAAGGGATTGGGCATTGACGTTTTACTCTCAAGACCTTGGCGTCAGTCATGGTACATTTTGTACTCCTCGGACCATCCTGTTTTGTCCAGCTTGAACGCGCCCTCTACAGCCAGATCCCCGAATGAAATGGGGAGCTTAGCGCCCGCCTAGACGAATGTTAACCGGATTGCTCACGAAGGCTGCGGTGCAACAAAGGTGACATACACTCCCAGTAGATGATCTTCCAGACCTCCAGTAAAACCATTCATATGAAAGTCTGTCTGGTACGGTCGGAGTAGGCTTGGTATTGTAGAGAGCTCGTCGCGTACGGTCTTGGCGGCTACAGTGTAGAGccgaagctgctgctgtggatCAAGTCCAAACCTATGAACGGTTGTTTGAAAAGCAGATGTCAATAGGGGGTTTGTTATTGATGGTGTGCCTTTCTTCTTGTCTAGTCCCCAAAGCAGACGACGATCGTCCGTTTGAAATTGCTCGTTCCTCGGCATCACTTGAGAACAGTTCCCCTTTGAGAATCTGGGCTGCTCCAGAAATTCATTTGATTGATCCCAACGCAAATGGCAGCCCACCAAACTCACAACTACGACTATCTTTTACGCGTTCCCATTTCAGACGATATCTCTTACTGAAAACTACGGAGCATGTATCTCAGGCTACCTAGAGTCAGCCCCATGCTACATCGATATCAGACGAAGCGGTGTGCGATATCGCCATCAGTTACATTGGCACTGCTTGTTTTCCCTTTACCTGTTCGAACATCTCGTGATAGCGGGGCTCTAGGTCTAACGAGGACTAGCTGTCCGTCATAACCCCAGCCATGGTTTCATCACCGCAACCTGACGCTGACGGACATCGGTGGGGCTTCTGATAGCAGCATTGATAAGGCTGTACCTCACGGAGTTTCTGAAAGAAGGTATCATCCCATCATGAAGCCACACTAGCTATCAGCAAATTCTGGCTAGTAACTAACCAGGGATGCCTCCCTTTTTTTCGCGATGCTTACATGCAGCAACCGCATGTACATGGCGATCTTACCATGCCCGGCCTTTCAAGGGGGGTACGGACACCTTATAAGAGCCCTCGCTCTCCCTCGTTCCTGGTGAAAATGGTACTTCTTCAGCATCTTGCTATTGGGACGCCAAAGAATTCAAGTTTACCAGTCCAACACTATAATGGGCCAGCTTAGCGCCTCTACTGTGAGCTCGGGGTTGAGGTCACACGACAAATGGTTTCGCCATAACGTCTCAGACAGGTATTGGTGGTACGTCAGGGCCACGCCAAATTCCACGTTCTGTGCCTACTGAGCTGTCGTATGTGTTGGCTAACTAGCAAAAGGTCCAGGAAAATTGGTTCCCATCTCATGCTGCTACTCACCAAAGCGGGATACACCCTCGATGCTCAAGCTGAGGCATTGTCTTTTCTCTACCACACCGTCGCCCCTCGCCTTGGCCCAAAACCAACATCGCCAATCCCAGAGTGGCAAAGCTTTATGACTGACGACTTCACCCCAATCGAGTACAGTTGGAAGTGGGGACGAGGAGACAACCCGCCAGAGATCCGATACAGCATCGAGGCTATCCCACCTATTACAAACAACCCATCTGACCCTTTAAATCAAGCAGCGACCTACGCCCTCCTATCACAGCTCcagtcaacaacacccgAGCTCGACCTCTCTCTGTTCCACCATTTTGTCACATGCTTTTTTGGCCCCCAAAGCCCTGTCCTGACCTCCACAAAAGCCACGCACCAGCAATCGTCTCTCTTTCTAGCCTTCGAACTGTCACGGAAAACTAGCCAAGATTCAACCAAGTGCTATTTTGTCCCTGTATCAACCCCGTCGAACAGCGCAGCCGAGCAAATTTCTTCGGCGATCAGGTCCTCCAGTTACCACTCCCATCTCCCCGCCATCGATGAACTCGAACAATTCTTTCGGCAAGACCAAGACGGCCGAACCATCAAGCCAATCATGCTTGGCATCGACTGTGTCGACGCCTCCGAATCCCGTCTTAAGATCTATGCTCGGTCCACGAGGACTTCGTTCGAGTTTGTGAGGCGAGTCATGTCCCTCGGGGGCCGACGCCGGGGaatggagaaggaagaggggcaATTGAAAGAGCTTTGGTGCCGGGTCTTGGGCCTGCCAAAAGATATGAACACGGAGGAAGAGTTGCCTTTTCGTGATCACCCTACCGCCGGTACCCTCTTCTACTTTGATGTTGGGCCAAAGGAGGCGGTGCCAGATGTGAAAGTTTATATACCCGTGAGGCACTACTCAAAGAGCGATCGGCAGATTGTGAGTGGACTGACCAGCTTCATGGAAAAAAATGGGAGCAGAAGGTTCGTGGACTGTTACAAGGAGGCGATAGAGGGACTAGCTACCGAAGAGGGGATCGATGTAGGGACGGGAGTGCACACATATGTTACTGCGGCGTATAAAAAGGGTGGGCTGGCTGTGACAAGTTACTTTAACCCACAGATGTATCACGGGGCAAGGTGGGCTTGATGTCAGCCTGGTTAATACCTCGTTATTcgagctttttttttttttttgttcttcaCCTTTTCTCAGGCATAGACTTCGCAGAGCAAGGCTTTATAGGAGGATAGAGTTATCCTTTCAAACAATCTGAGACAGACGGCAATCAGACATGGCCCCTTGTAagtactttttttttcaataTTCCAGCCCGAGTTCTGTTGTCTTCGACCAACAGCCTGCTCATCTAACTCCTAATAGTGACGTCTTCCATAACCTGGTATCTACTGAACTCCTTAGAGCAGTGAAGCCACCGCgcatcctcacctcccaacGTTTTCCCGTTCCCGAAAATCACAAAtc
The sequence above is a segment of the Podospora pseudoanserina strain CBS 124.78 chromosome 5, whole genome shotgun sequence genome. Coding sequences within it:
- a CDS encoding hypothetical protein (antiSMASH:Cluster_1), with the protein product MGHWSPTSPTKKFVESAKVAFDYFYSIFFQRDPKTVTYSGLCYEVWNAFARPCDSKTFVRELRSAGFSFECRTQTRDENSPICEEYKMYYDHRKEI
- a CDS encoding hypothetical protein (COG:H; EggNog:ENOG503P38Y; MEROPS:MER0066227; antiSMASH:Cluster_1), coding for MGQLSASTVSSGLRSHDKWFRHNVSDRYWWSRKIGSHLMLLLTKAGYTLDAQAEALSFLYHTVAPRLGPKPTSPIPEWQSFMTDDFTPIEYSWKWGRGDNPPEIRYSIEAIPPITNNPSDPLNQAATYALLSQLQSTTPELDLSLFHHFVTCFFGPQSPVLTSTKATHQQSSLFLAFELSRKTSQDSTKCYFVPVSTPSNSAAEQISSAIRSSSYHSHLPAIDELEQFFRQDQDGRTIKPIMLGIDCVDASESRLKIYARSTRTSFEFVRRVMSLGGRRRGMEKEEGQLKELWCRVLGLPKDMNTEEELPFRDHPTAGTLFYFDVGPKEAVPDVKVYIPVRHYSKSDRQIVSGLTSFMEKNGSRRFVDCYKEAIEGLATEEGIDVGTGVHTYVTAAYKKGGLAVTSYFNPQMYHGARWA